From the Streptomyces nodosus genome, the window CAGCGTCAGTATCGGCCCAGAGATCCGCCTTCGCCACCGGTGTTCCTCCTGATATCTGCGCATTTCACCGCTACACCAGGAATTCCGATCTCCCCTACCGAACTCTAGCCTGCCCGTATCGACTGCAGACCCGGGGTTAAGCCCCGGGCTTTCACAACCGACGCGACAAGCCGCCTACGAGCTCTTTACGCCCAATAATTCCGGACAACGCTCGCGCCCTACGTATTACCGCGGCTGCTGGCACGTAGTTAGCCGGCGCTTCTTCTGCAGGTACCGTCACTCTCGCTTCTTCCCTGCTGAAAGAGGTTTACAACCCGAAGGCCGTCATCCCTCACGCGGCGTCGCTGCATCAGGCTTTCGCCCATTGTGCAATATTCCCCACTGCTGCCTCCCGTAGGAGTCTGGGCCGTGTCTCAGTCCCAGTGTGGCCGGTCGCCCTCTCAGGCCGGCTACCCGTCGTCGCCTTGGTGAGCCGTTACCTCACCAACAAGCTGATAGGCCGCGGGCTCATCCTGCACCGCCGGAGCTTTCCAACCAGGGAGATGCCTCCCCGGCTCGTATCCGGTATTAGACCCCGTTTCCAGGGCTTGTCCCAGAGTGCAGGGCAGATTGCCCACGTGTTACTCACCCGTTCGCCACTAATCCACCCCGAAGGGCTTCATCGTTCGACTTGCATGTGTTAAGCACGCCGCCAGCGTTCGTCCTGAGCCAGGATCAAACTCTCCGTGAATGCTTCCCCGTGATCGGGGTAAACACCACGAGAGCGGAACCAGAGGGGAGGAATAATCCCCTCGGTTCACAGCGTCCTCGCTGTGTTATTTCAAAGGAACCTCGTCCCGACCGAACCGGCCGGAGACGGGGTATCAACATATCTGGCGTTGACTTTTGGCACGCTGTTGAGTTCTCAAGGAACGGACGCTTCCTTCGTACTCACCGAGATTCTCTCTCGGCTTTCCTCCGGGCGCTTCCCTTCGGTGTTTCCGACTCTATCAGATCTTTTCTCGATCCGATTCCCTGTCGGCGGGATTTGCCTTGGGTTCGGGGCTTTCGCCTCTCGCCTTTCGACATTCACTACGTTAACCGATTCCCGCTGCAACTCATAATCGAGTTCCTGCGAGTCCGAATTCGGACGTGCAGGCACGCCGAATTCACCCTCAATGAGGGGCGACAGAAGTAGTGGGTTGGCCGCTTCGGGCTGTCGGCTGACTGCCGTACCCGTGTCAAGCGGCTCGCGCTACCTTACGCACCCCGAAAGGACGCGTCAACTTCGGCGTCGACGGGGTGTGTGAGCGCGATAGGGACTGACCGTCGGGTCGTTGGCGATCCAGTAGCGCCATGGGTGGACGCCACCGTCGCCGGCCACTCCGGTGCGGGGACCGTTGCGCACCTGGTCGGAGGGGATCGGGGTGCCGGTCAGGATGCGCAAGGGGGTCTCGTCCTGGGCACAGGCGTCCGTGCCGTCCAGGGCCCGGTCCACACCCAGGGCGGTCGCCAGCCGTGCGGGGCCTTTGGCCAGTTCCTTGTCGTTCCGGGCCGAAAGCCGCCGGGTGCGGGCTAGCTCGGCCCCCTCGGTGATCTCGCCGGCCCGGAGCAGTACGCCACTGGCCCGGCCCTCCGGCCCGCACACCAGATTCATGCAGTGCCACATGCCATAGGTGAAGTAAACGTACACATGTCCGGGCGGGCCGAACATCACCTCGTTGCGGGTCGTGCGGCCGCGGTAGGCGTGGGAGCCGGGGTCGTTCGGACCGTCGTACGCCTCGACCTCCGTCAGACGCAGTTCGATCGGGCCGTCCGGGGTGGCGCGCACGATCAGGCGGCCCAGGAGATCGGGGGCGACCTCCAGTACGGGTCGGTCGAAGAAGTCCCTGGGGAGCGGCGTACGGTCGGGGGACGCGATCATGGTTTATGAGCGTAGTCCAGACGGGTGCGTGTCCCGGGGTGGTCGGTACTTCTCCTGGGGAGAGGTGAGGCCCCGGAGCCATGAGGGCGCGGAACCGGCCCCGGGCGGGATCGCGTTTCCAGGGATCAAGGGTCGAGAACGCGTACAAGAGGCGGGGCCGTGGAACAGGTGTCGCCTGGGAGGGAACACTCATGGGGTTCAAGCGGCTGCTGGCGAGCCTGGGTGCCGGCGGGGCGTCGGTCGAGACGGAGCTGGCCGAGATCAATGTCGTACCGGGCGGTGTCGTCCAGGGCGAGGTGCGGATCCAGGGCGGAACGGTCAGCCAGTCGATCCAGGGCCTGAGCCTCGGTCTGCAGGCCAAGGTCGAGGTGGAGGGGCACGACGACGCGGAGTACCGGCGGGACATCGAGTTCACCAGGGTTCAGCTCGGGGGCGCCTTCGAGCTCCAGGCGGAGGCCGTGCACATCGTGCCGTTCGGGTTCGACATTCCCTGGGAGACGCCCGTCACCATGATCGACGGGCAGCCGTTGCGGGGGATGTACATCGGGGTGACGACGGAGCTGGACATCGCGCATGCCGTGGACTCCGGTGATCTGGATCCCATCCAGGTGCACCCGATGCCTGCGCAGAAGGCGATTCTGGACGCCTTCGTCCAGCTGGGTTTCCATTTCAAGAGCGCGGACATGGAGAGCGGCCGCATCGGGGGCACTCGGCAGCAGCTCCCCTTCTACCAGGAGATCGAGTTCTACCCGCCGCCGCAGTATCGCGGCCTGAACCAGGTCGAGTTGAGCTTTGTGGCGGACGGGCAGGCGATGGACGTCGTCCTGGAGATGGACAAGAAGCCCGGTCTGTTCGACGAGGGCAGCGACAGCTACCACTGCTTCCAGGTCGGGCTGTACGACTTCCAGGACACGGACTGGGCCGCCTACCTTCACCAGTGGCTGTCGGAGGTCGGCAGCAGGCGCAGCTGGTTCTAGGCTCTGAACCGAACCATTGATCCACTGACCTGGAGGTGCCGAGGTGACCGAGTCCAAGAGGCGTCCGCTGCCGCATGACTTCCATCCGCCCGTGCCGGCGTTCACGGTGACGAGTGAGGACGTCGAGCCGGGTGCCGGGCTCAAGGACGCCCAGGTGTACGCGGCCGGGAACACCTCGCCGCAACTGCGCTGGGAGGGCTTCCCGCCCGAGACCAAGAGCTTCGCCGTGACCTGCTACGACCCGGACGCCCCCACGGGGAGCGGGTTCTGGCACTGGGTGCTGTTCGACATCCCGGCCTCGGTGACCGAGCTCCCGGCCGGTGCGGGCGGCGGGAAGTTCGAGGGGCTGCCCTCCGGTGTGGTGCACGCGCGCAACGACTACGGGACGAAGGACTTCGGGGGCGCCGCCCCGCCGCCCGGGGACGGACCGCACCGGTATGTGTTCACGGTGTACGCCGTCGATCAGGAGAAGCTCGGTCCGGACGCGGACGCCTCCCCCGCGGTGGTCGGCTTCAATCTGCGGTTCCACACGCTGGCGCGCGCCCAGCTCATCGGGGAGTACGAGAACCCGGCAGCGGGCTGACACCGTGCCCCGCTGACTGACGTTCACCGAACGTTTGCCCGTCTCTGGTCCCGAAGCGGCCGGAGGCGGGCATTTTTTATTGCGTTGTCCATCTCGGCGTGCCCGGCCAGAGTTGATCCAGCCCGCCAGGGGGTGGGCAGGTGCACACAGGAGGTGGGCCGGATGCGTGACACGCTGGTGCTGAACGCGAGCTTCGAGCCGCTGTCGACGGTGACGCTGAACCGAGCCGTCGTTCTGGTGCTGCAGTCCAAGGCCGTCGTCGAACAGGCCCACCCCGAACTCCGTATGCGGGGGGCCGCTGTGGACATACCGGCGCCCCGGGTCATCAGGCTCCGACGCTATGTACGGGTGCCCTTCCGAAGACAAGCCCCGTGGTCGAGGCGGGGTGTGCTGGTGCGGGACGGGCACCGGTGCGCGTACTGCGGGAGGCGGGCGACGACCGTGGACCATGTGGTGCCGCGGTCCCACGGCGGTGGTGACACCTGGCTCAATACGGTCGCCTCGTGCGCCGAGGACAACCACCGCAAGGCGGACCGCACCCCGGAGCAGGCCGGTATGCCGCTGCTGCGACAGCCGTTCGAGCCGACGCCGGCCGACGCGATGCTGCTGACGCTCGGGCGGGACGATCTGGGGGCGCTGCCGGACTGGCTGACGCGGTCGGCGGCCTGATCCAGGGGACGGCATCCGTGCCCGGGGCCGCACGGGGACCGCGTACGACAGCGGGCCCGCCTCCGTGGGGAGGCGGGCCCGCTGTCGTGTGCAGGGTCGGTCAGTCGATGGACGGCCGCTCGCGGCGCTCCCCGCCCCCGTCGCCCTTGCCGATGGACTTCCCGGAGTCGCTGTTGCCCGAACCCCCGCCCATCGGGCCGAAGTTGCCGATCGCACCGGAGAGGCCCTTCAGGGCGTCGCCGATCTCGCTGGGCACGATCCAGAGCTTGTTGGCGTCGCCCTCGGCGATCTTCGGGAGCATCTGGAGGTACTGGTAGGAGAGCAGCTTCTGGTCCGGGTCACCGGCGTGGATGGACTCGAAGACCGTACGGATGGCCTGGGCCTCACCCTCGGCGCGCAGGGCGGAGGCCTTGGCGTCACCCTCGGCACGCAGGATCTGGGACTGCTTCTCGCCCTCCGCGGTGAGGATGGCCGCCTGACGCGTACCTTCCGCGGTGAGGATCTGGGCGCGCTTGTCACGGTCGGCGCGCATCTGCTTCTCCATCGAGTCCTGGATGGAGGTCGGGGGCTCGATGGCCTTCAGCTCGACGCGGTTGACGCGGATGCCCCACTTGCCGGTGGCCTCGTCGAGGACGCCGCGCAGTGCCGCGTTGATCTCCTCGCGGGAGGTCAGGGTGCGCTCCAGGTCCATGCCACCGATGATGTTGCGGAGGGTGGTGACGGTGAGCTGCTCGATGGCCTGGATGTAGCTGGCGACCTCGTAGGTGGCGGCCCGGGCGTCGGTCACCTGGTAGTAGATGACCGTGTCGATGTTGACGACCAGGTTGTCCTGGGTGATCACCGGCTGGGGCGGGAAGGGAACGACCTGTTCACGCAGGTCGATGCGGTTGCGGATGGTGTCGATGAACGGGACCACGATGTTCAGGCCCGCGTTCAGTGTCCGGGTGTAA encodes:
- a CDS encoding SPFH domain-containing protein — its product is MEPIIIVLIILVVLVFIALIKTIQVIPQASAAIVERFGRYTRTLNAGLNIVVPFIDTIRNRIDLREQVVPFPPQPVITQDNLVVNIDTVIYYQVTDARAATYEVASYIQAIEQLTVTTLRNIIGGMDLERTLTSREEINAALRGVLDEATGKWGIRVNRVELKAIEPPTSIQDSMEKQMRADRDKRAQILTAEGTRQAAILTAEGEKQSQILRAEGDAKASALRAEGEAQAIRTVFESIHAGDPDQKLLSYQYLQMLPKIAEGDANKLWIVPSEIGDALKGLSGAIGNFGPMGGGSGNSDSGKSIGKGDGGGERRERPSID
- a CDS encoding YbhB/YbcL family Raf kinase inhibitor-like protein, yielding MTESKRRPLPHDFHPPVPAFTVTSEDVEPGAGLKDAQVYAAGNTSPQLRWEGFPPETKSFAVTCYDPDAPTGSGFWHWVLFDIPASVTELPAGAGGGKFEGLPSGVVHARNDYGTKDFGGAAPPPGDGPHRYVFTVYAVDQEKLGPDADASPAVVGFNLRFHTLARAQLIGEYENPAAG
- a CDS encoding DNA-3-methyladenine glycosylase, with protein sequence MIASPDRTPLPRDFFDRPVLEVAPDLLGRLIVRATPDGPIELRLTEVEAYDGPNDPGSHAYRGRTTRNEVMFGPPGHVYVYFTYGMWHCMNLVCGPEGRASGVLLRAGEITEGAELARTRRLSARNDKELAKGPARLATALGVDRALDGTDACAQDETPLRILTGTPIPSDQVRNGPRTGVAGDGGVHPWRYWIANDPTVSPYRAHTPRRRRS
- a CDS encoding HNH endonuclease translates to MRDTLVLNASFEPLSTVTLNRAVVLVLQSKAVVEQAHPELRMRGAAVDIPAPRVIRLRRYVRVPFRRQAPWSRRGVLVRDGHRCAYCGRRATTVDHVVPRSHGGGDTWLNTVASCAEDNHRKADRTPEQAGMPLLRQPFEPTPADAMLLTLGRDDLGALPDWLTRSAA
- a CDS encoding sporulation protein — protein: MGFKRLLASLGAGGASVETELAEINVVPGGVVQGEVRIQGGTVSQSIQGLSLGLQAKVEVEGHDDAEYRRDIEFTRVQLGGAFELQAEAVHIVPFGFDIPWETPVTMIDGQPLRGMYIGVTTELDIAHAVDSGDLDPIQVHPMPAQKAILDAFVQLGFHFKSADMESGRIGGTRQQLPFYQEIEFYPPPQYRGLNQVELSFVADGQAMDVVLEMDKKPGLFDEGSDSYHCFQVGLYDFQDTDWAAYLHQWLSEVGSRRSWF